A window of the Halobacterium hubeiense genome harbors these coding sequences:
- a CDS encoding histone deacetylase family protein produces the protein MRFGFSETCLAHDPGPRHPESPDRLRAIKRGLAKRHSVSYEGATPATEADAAAVHDPDYVAEIREFCESGGGDWDPDTTASEETWPAALASAGLAKDATRAAVNGAAGRNTPFALGRPPGHHAVYDDAMGFCFLNNAAVAAQYALDDLGADRVAIFDWDVHHGNGTQDIFYDRGDVFYASIHEDGLYPGTGDADEHGEGDGAGATLNAPFPAGSGDADFCAAFDELLEPAITDFDPDVFLVSAGFDAHRHDPISRMHVTTEGYGLLADRVRTLADATDAALAFILEGGYSLDTLADGIGMVHETFDGREPVGPDDDVSDDVRDLLDGIRASHPAF, from the coding sequence ATGAGATTCGGGTTCAGCGAGACGTGTCTCGCGCACGACCCGGGGCCGCGCCACCCCGAGAGCCCGGACCGCCTGCGCGCCATCAAGCGCGGGCTCGCGAAGCGCCACAGCGTCTCCTACGAGGGCGCGACGCCCGCCACCGAGGCCGACGCCGCGGCGGTCCACGACCCCGACTACGTCGCCGAGATTCGGGAGTTCTGCGAGTCCGGCGGCGGCGACTGGGACCCCGACACGACCGCCTCCGAGGAGACGTGGCCCGCCGCGCTCGCCAGCGCGGGCCTCGCGAAGGACGCCACGCGCGCGGCAGTCAACGGCGCGGCCGGCCGGAACACGCCGTTCGCGCTCGGCCGGCCGCCGGGCCACCACGCCGTCTACGACGACGCGATGGGGTTCTGTTTCCTGAACAACGCCGCCGTCGCCGCCCAGTACGCCCTCGACGACCTCGGCGCGGACCGCGTCGCCATCTTCGACTGGGACGTCCACCACGGCAACGGCACGCAGGACATCTTCTACGACCGCGGCGACGTCTTCTACGCCTCGATTCACGAGGACGGCCTCTACCCGGGCACGGGCGACGCAGACGAGCACGGCGAGGGCGACGGCGCCGGAGCGACGCTGAACGCGCCGTTCCCCGCCGGCTCCGGGGACGCGGACTTCTGTGCGGCGTTCGACGAACTGCTCGAACCCGCCATCACCGACTTCGACCCCGACGTGTTCCTCGTGAGCGCGGGCTTCGACGCCCACCGTCACGACCCCATCTCGCGGATGCACGTCACCACCGAAGGCTACGGCCTGCTCGCCGATCGCGTCCGGACGCTGGCGGACGCGACGGACGCGGCGCTGGCGTTCATTCTGGAGGGCGGCTACAGCCTCGACACGCTCGCCGACGGCATCGGCATGGTCCACGAGACGTTCGACGGCCGCGAGCCCGTCGGCCCCGACGACGACGTCAGCGACGACGTCCGCGACCTGCTCGACGGCATTCGCGCCTCCCACCCCGCGTTCTGA
- a CDS encoding helix-turn-helix domain-containing protein, protein MREFAFTVTYEEDVDDLVDVFIRNPGLSSYTRSCHVTGNTMWRVDNVSGPQEALAEYDRALDRLSRCSSLRGIGGCEMDFEYETLESQPNGRVIYSRQSEGEGCRSIPYLAAEYLGDGLLLHAKQRGDAYRWQILAADDAAMSEVYEELERNLRDGLTLELDRVEHAPEWPDRDPTPTDLPAEQREAVELAVEYGYYEQPRQASLQEIASAEDIPTSTLQYRITQAEAWLAKAYLRDGTPPSNPAPLVSSSD, encoded by the coding sequence ATGCGCGAGTTCGCGTTCACCGTCACCTACGAGGAGGACGTCGACGACCTCGTCGACGTGTTCATCCGGAATCCGGGGCTGTCATCGTACACGCGGTCGTGTCACGTGACCGGGAACACGATGTGGCGCGTGGACAACGTCTCGGGGCCGCAGGAGGCGCTGGCGGAGTACGACCGCGCGCTCGACCGGCTCTCGCGGTGTTCGAGCCTGCGGGGCATCGGCGGCTGCGAGATGGACTTCGAGTACGAGACGCTGGAGTCCCAGCCGAACGGCCGCGTCATCTACTCCCGGCAATCCGAGGGCGAGGGGTGTCGCTCCATCCCCTACCTCGCCGCGGAGTACCTCGGCGACGGCCTCCTGTTGCACGCGAAACAGCGCGGGGACGCGTACCGCTGGCAGATTCTCGCCGCCGACGACGCCGCGATGAGCGAGGTCTACGAGGAGCTCGAACGCAACCTCCGCGACGGCCTCACGCTCGAACTCGACCGCGTCGAGCACGCCCCCGAGTGGCCCGACCGCGACCCGACCCCGACCGACCTGCCGGCCGAGCAGCGCGAAGCCGTCGAGCTCGCCGTCGAGTACGGCTACTACGAGCAGCCCCGGCAGGCGTCCCTCCAGGAGATTGCGAGCGCCGAGGACATCCCAACGTCCACGCTGCAGTACCGCATCACGCAGGCCGAGGCGTGGCTCGCGAAGGCGTACCTCCGGGACGGCACGCCGCCGTCGAACCCCGCGCCGCTGGTGAGTAGCTCCGACTAA
- the phnE gene encoding phosphonate ABC transporter, permease protein PhnE: MSSETRAWRRFDRRRRLGRFAGWLLALVVLVGSWRFLDVDLVAAETVPREVNDLLSRMYPPDVAYAPEIVDPLVETLHIAGLGTAGALVLAVPVALLAAENTTPNRATYWLGKIVVTTSRSVNTIVWALIFVVVFGSGPLAGAVAIAFRSVGFLGKLLGEEIEEIDLGQVDAVRASGASAAQVLLYGILPQVKPALVGLSVYRWDINVRDSTILGFVGAGGIGVQLFRAVNAFAWQSVSTILLVILAVVLASEGISAYARRLIR; the protein is encoded by the coding sequence ATGTCCAGCGAGACCCGGGCGTGGCGGCGGTTCGACCGTCGCCGACGCCTCGGCCGGTTCGCCGGCTGGCTGCTCGCGCTGGTCGTGCTCGTCGGCTCGTGGCGGTTCCTCGACGTGGACCTCGTCGCCGCGGAGACGGTGCCGCGGGAGGTCAACGACCTGCTCTCGCGGATGTACCCGCCGGACGTCGCGTACGCGCCCGAGATCGTGGACCCACTCGTCGAGACGCTGCACATCGCCGGGCTCGGCACCGCCGGCGCGCTCGTGCTCGCGGTGCCGGTCGCGCTGCTCGCCGCCGAGAACACCACGCCGAACCGGGCGACCTACTGGCTGGGGAAGATCGTCGTGACGACGAGCCGGTCGGTGAACACCATCGTCTGGGCGCTGATTTTCGTCGTCGTCTTCGGGAGCGGGCCGCTGGCCGGCGCCGTCGCCATCGCGTTCCGGTCGGTCGGCTTCCTCGGGAAGCTGCTCGGCGAGGAGATCGAGGAGATCGACCTCGGGCAGGTCGACGCCGTGCGGGCCAGCGGCGCCTCCGCCGCGCAGGTCCTGCTCTACGGCATCCTCCCGCAGGTCAAGCCCGCGCTCGTCGGGCTGTCGGTGTACCGCTGGGACATCAACGTCCGCGACTCCACCATCCTCGGGTTCGTCGGCGCGGGCGGCATCGGCGTCCAGCTCTTCCGCGCCGTCAACGCCTTCGCGTGGCAGTCCGTCTCCACGATACTGCTGGTCATCCTCGCCGTCGTGCTCGCCAGCGAGGGCATCTCCGCGTACGCCCGACGGCTGATACGGTGA
- a CDS encoding amidohydrolase family protein produces MANDADGTEVSRRNYLKLGGATLAGVSFASVGSAVMDRGSDDGDEGAQASNTVLIQDGTVVTVDPERGVLDEADILVRDGEIDAIGSDIDAPAADVVDASDSIVVPGFVNAHLHTWESGVRGVAGNWTFLEYLEKMLGEISSHYRPEDAYLGNLFGAVQQLNAGTTTVLDWFHIANTPDHTDRAIDGLADAGIRSLFVHGPPGDDSATWWSNSDEPHPDDIRRLHEERFPSEDGLLTLGMGIRGPDYSTDEVVTQDIELAREIGIPASMHIGSLGPGGVSKLDELGLLGDDLNYVHANRLTEEEFQLIGESGGSVSTTPEVELQMGMGMPALGDAIDAGAIPSVGVDIVSNVSDDMFTQNRMALQVQRGLDNQPTVEANEQIQDVSLTAHRALEFATIEGARALGLDDEIGSLTPGKRADITVIDTDDLNTAASHNPVETVVFQSGIENVDTVLVDGNVVKRNGLIHNPTAQNHLDRLEASGRRIMRESDL; encoded by the coding sequence ATGGCGAACGACGCAGACGGCACGGAAGTCTCGCGACGCAACTACCTCAAGCTCGGCGGCGCGACGCTCGCGGGCGTCTCGTTCGCGTCCGTCGGGAGCGCCGTGATGGACCGCGGCAGCGACGACGGCGACGAGGGCGCGCAGGCGAGCAACACGGTCCTCATTCAGGACGGCACGGTCGTCACCGTGGACCCCGAGCGCGGCGTCCTCGACGAGGCGGACATCCTCGTGCGGGACGGCGAAATCGACGCCATCGGGAGCGACATCGACGCGCCCGCGGCGGACGTCGTGGACGCCAGCGACTCCATCGTCGTCCCCGGGTTCGTCAACGCCCACCTCCACACGTGGGAGTCCGGCGTCCGCGGCGTCGCCGGCAACTGGACGTTCCTCGAGTACCTCGAGAAGATGCTCGGCGAAATCAGCAGCCACTACCGGCCCGAGGACGCCTACCTCGGCAACCTCTTCGGCGCCGTCCAGCAGCTCAACGCCGGGACGACGACCGTCCTGGACTGGTTCCACATCGCGAACACGCCCGACCACACCGACCGCGCCATCGACGGCCTCGCGGACGCCGGCATCCGCTCGCTGTTCGTCCACGGGCCGCCCGGCGACGACAGCGCGACGTGGTGGAGCAACAGCGACGAACCCCACCCCGACGACATCCGCCGGCTCCACGAGGAGCGCTTCCCCAGCGAGGACGGCCTGCTCACGCTCGGCATGGGGATTCGCGGCCCCGACTACTCGACGGACGAAGTCGTCACGCAGGACATCGAACTCGCGCGCGAAATCGGGATTCCCGCCTCCATGCACATCGGGTCCCTCGGCCCGGGCGGCGTCAGCAAGCTCGACGAACTCGGCCTGCTCGGCGACGACCTCAACTACGTCCACGCCAACCGCCTCACCGAAGAGGAGTTCCAGCTCATCGGCGAGTCCGGCGGCTCCGTCTCCACGACGCCCGAAGTCGAACTCCAGATGGGCATGGGGATGCCCGCGCTCGGCGACGCCATCGACGCCGGCGCGATTCCCTCCGTCGGCGTGGACATCGTCTCGAACGTCAGCGACGACATGTTCACGCAGAACCGGATGGCGCTGCAGGTCCAGCGCGGCCTCGACAACCAGCCCACCGTCGAGGCGAACGAACAGATTCAGGACGTCTCGCTGACCGCCCACCGCGCGCTCGAATTCGCGACCATCGAGGGCGCGCGAGCGCTCGGCCTCGACGACGAAATCGGGAGTCTCACGCCCGGCAAGCGCGCGGACATCACCGTCATCGACACGGACGACCTCAACACCGCCGCCTCCCACAACCCCGTCGAGACGGTCGTCTTCCAGTCCGGCATCGAGAACGTCGACACCGTCCTCGTGGACGGCAACGTCGTCAAGCGCAACGGGCTGATTCACAACCCCACCGCGCAGAACCACCTCGACCGCCTCGAAGCATCCGGCCGCCGCATCATGCGGGAGAGCGACCTCTAG
- the cca gene encoding CCA tRNA nucleotidyltransferase, with protein MSDFEGVLDAVRERVDPTPDERRALAEAAERLADRAREAIAELPVEADVLQVGSTARGTWVAGDRDIDLFVRFPADLPREQLQEYGLEVGNEVLPAGREEYAEHPYVKGSFEGYDVDLVPCYRLEDATDIQSAVDRTPFHNAYLEQRLSDADAGDVRLFKQFLKGIGAYGSDLRTQGFSGYLTELLVLEYGGFRETLEAIRDWAPPVVLDPEDHAEAEFDDPLVVVDPTDPERNVAAVVSAENVARVQHHAREFLADPDESVFEPTTPEPLSEEAVREHVEARGTTPLAVVFEAPDLVEDQLYPQLYRSRDGLVRGLEIEGFEVLRAATWADDRAVLFAELSVSELPAVERHEGPPVHVGGHAQGFYEKYADGDAAGPFLDGDRYVVEREREVTTAEEFVRDQLGEVALGAHVESIVEAGDYDVLAGDEVAALADGFGTELAEYFEPTV; from the coding sequence ATGAGCGACTTCGAGGGGGTTCTCGACGCCGTCCGCGAGCGCGTTGACCCGACGCCCGACGAGCGGCGCGCGCTCGCCGAGGCCGCGGAACGGCTGGCCGACCGCGCGCGCGAGGCCATCGCGGAGTTGCCGGTCGAGGCGGACGTGCTGCAGGTCGGGAGCACGGCCCGGGGAACGTGGGTGGCGGGCGACCGCGACATCGACCTGTTCGTGCGGTTCCCCGCGGACCTGCCGCGCGAGCAACTGCAGGAGTACGGGCTCGAAGTCGGCAACGAGGTGCTGCCGGCGGGCCGCGAGGAGTACGCCGAACACCCCTACGTGAAGGGGTCCTTCGAGGGGTACGACGTTGACCTCGTGCCCTGTTACCGGCTGGAGGACGCCACCGACATCCAGTCGGCGGTCGACCGCACGCCGTTCCACAACGCGTACCTCGAACAGCGCCTGAGTGACGCGGACGCCGGCGACGTGCGGCTGTTCAAGCAGTTCCTGAAAGGTATCGGCGCGTACGGCAGCGACCTCCGGACGCAGGGGTTCTCGGGCTACCTCACGGAACTACTCGTGCTGGAGTACGGCGGGTTCCGCGAGACGCTGGAAGCCATCCGGGACTGGGCGCCGCCGGTCGTCCTCGACCCCGAGGACCACGCCGAAGCGGAGTTCGACGACCCGCTCGTGGTCGTGGACCCGACAGACCCCGAGCGCAACGTCGCCGCGGTCGTCTCCGCGGAGAACGTCGCGCGCGTCCAGCACCACGCCCGCGAGTTCCTCGCCGACCCCGACGAGTCGGTGTTCGAGCCGACGACCCCCGAACCACTGAGCGAGGAAGCCGTCCGCGAGCACGTCGAAGCGCGCGGAACGACGCCGCTAGCAGTCGTCTTCGAGGCTCCGGATCTCGTGGAGGACCAACTCTACCCGCAGTTGTATCGGTCCCGTGACGGGCTCGTGCGCGGCCTCGAAATCGAGGGGTTCGAGGTGTTGCGCGCGGCGACGTGGGCCGACGACCGCGCGGTCCTGTTCGCGGAGCTGTCAGTGAGCGAACTCCCGGCGGTCGAACGCCACGAGGGGCCGCCGGTCCACGTCGGCGGGCACGCGCAGGGGTTCTACGAGAAGTACGCGGACGGGGACGCCGCCGGCCCGTTCCTCGACGGCGACCGGTACGTCGTCGAGCGCGAGCGCGAGGTCACGACCGCCGAGGAGTTCGTCCGGGACCAACTGGGGGAAGTCGCGCTCGGCGCGCACGTCGAGTCCATCGTGGAAGCCGGCGACTACGACGTGCTCGCCGGCGACGAGGTCGCGGCGCTCGCCGACGGCTTCGGGACGGAACTCGCAGAATACTTCGAACCGACCGTCTGA
- the phnD gene encoding phosphate/phosphite/phosphonate ABC transporter substrate-binding protein, translating into MPEDTNGSRRIFLKGSATALAAGLAGCTGITNDITGGGGGGGSSGEDPLLADDSAFDPEAPNWSENNYLSAPLIESGFERGTQADLERMGNRDVEEVPHGDPVREPPEDDSEYLDPDTLVFTESPSEDVEGRYEEDFRAVFDRIEEETGKPVEYNRVNSYAASVEAMRSERAHIANFSTGTTAFAVNLAGAVPFTAGIAPDGAFGYRLFATTRADAGDVQSIEDFADDDVRIAHAEPASNSGHQAPSALFDQQFDVTAGEDYEVNFSGGHSQTTRGIAAGDYDAGPICSTCFKDTVEGDSNLSFEDFKVVWASDPFPNGPVAYRYNLHPDIVEGIEAAWLDSDFSDTAYAERTGYSEYVPIEYRKHWYNIMVIQRYNGVEYTETALSE; encoded by the coding sequence ATGCCCGAGGACACCAACGGCAGTCGACGGATTTTCCTGAAAGGGTCTGCGACCGCGCTCGCGGCCGGACTGGCCGGCTGCACGGGAATCACGAACGACATCACCGGCGGCGGGGGCGGTGGCGGCAGTTCGGGGGAGGACCCGCTGCTGGCCGACGACAGCGCCTTCGACCCCGAGGCGCCGAACTGGAGCGAGAACAACTACCTGTCGGCGCCGCTCATCGAGTCGGGGTTCGAGCGCGGCACGCAGGCGGACCTCGAGCGGATGGGGAACCGGGACGTCGAGGAGGTCCCGCACGGCGACCCCGTCCGGGAGCCCCCGGAGGACGACAGCGAGTACCTCGACCCGGACACGCTCGTGTTCACGGAGAGCCCCAGCGAGGACGTCGAGGGGCGCTACGAGGAGGACTTCCGAGCGGTGTTCGACCGCATCGAGGAGGAGACCGGCAAGCCCGTCGAGTACAACCGCGTGAACAGCTACGCGGCGTCCGTCGAGGCGATGCGCTCGGAGCGCGCGCACATCGCGAACTTCTCGACGGGGACGACGGCGTTCGCGGTCAACCTCGCCGGCGCCGTCCCGTTCACCGCCGGCATCGCGCCCGACGGCGCGTTCGGCTACCGGCTGTTCGCGACGACCCGCGCGGACGCCGGCGACGTCCAGAGCATCGAGGACTTCGCCGACGACGACGTGAGAATCGCGCACGCCGAACCCGCGTCGAACTCCGGCCACCAGGCGCCGTCGGCGCTGTTCGACCAGCAGTTCGACGTGACCGCCGGCGAGGACTACGAGGTGAACTTCTCCGGCGGCCACTCCCAGACGACCCGTGGCATCGCCGCCGGCGACTACGACGCCGGCCCCATCTGTTCGACCTGCTTCAAGGACACCGTCGAGGGCGACAGCAACCTCAGCTTCGAGGACTTCAAGGTCGTCTGGGCGTCGGACCCGTTCCCGAACGGCCCCGTCGCCTACCGGTACAACCTCCACCCCGACATCGTCGAGGGCATCGAGGCCGCGTGGCTGGACAGCGACTTCTCGGACACCGCGTACGCCGAGCGCACCGGCTACAGCGAGTACGTCCCCATCGAGTACCGCAAGCACTGGTACAACATCATGGTCATCCAGCGGTACAACGGGGTCGAGTACACGGAGACCGCACTGAGCGAATGA
- the ubaA gene encoding SAMP-activating enzyme E1, with protein sequence MTGLNLDPVQLDRYSRHIIMDDVGAEGQKRLLDGDVLVVGAGGLGAPVIQYLAAAGVGRLRIVDHDDVERSNLQRQIIHADADVGRAKAESAREYVEDLNPDVDVDAHVTRLDQDNVAEFLDGVDYVVDCSDNFATRYLVNDACVLRGIPFSHAAIYRFEGQAITYEPGSACYRCLFPEAPPEGTIPDCATAGVLGILPGTMGCIQAIECVKGLLDYGERLTGRLLFYDAGDMSFETVPVAKNPDCPVCGDDPAIDSVADVEYVEGCTVPS encoded by the coding sequence ATGACCGGGCTGAATCTCGATCCGGTGCAGCTCGACCGCTACTCGCGGCACATCATCATGGACGACGTCGGCGCCGAGGGGCAGAAGCGCCTGCTCGACGGCGACGTGCTCGTGGTGGGCGCGGGCGGTCTGGGCGCGCCGGTCATCCAGTATCTCGCGGCGGCGGGCGTCGGCCGGCTCCGCATCGTCGACCACGACGACGTCGAGCGGTCGAACCTCCAGCGCCAAATCATCCACGCGGACGCCGACGTCGGCCGCGCGAAGGCCGAGAGCGCCCGCGAGTACGTCGAGGACCTCAACCCCGACGTGGACGTAGACGCACACGTCACCCGGCTCGACCAGGACAACGTCGCGGAGTTCCTCGACGGCGTCGACTACGTGGTGGACTGTTCGGACAACTTCGCGACGCGCTACCTCGTCAACGACGCCTGCGTGCTCCGCGGGATTCCGTTCAGTCACGCCGCCATCTATCGCTTCGAGGGACAGGCCATCACGTACGAACCCGGGAGCGCGTGCTACCGGTGTCTGTTCCCGGAAGCCCCGCCCGAGGGGACGATTCCGGACTGCGCGACCGCGGGCGTCCTCGGCATCCTGCCCGGGACGATGGGCTGCATTCAGGCGATCGAGTGCGTGAAGGGCCTGCTCGACTACGGCGAGCGCCTGACCGGCCGCCTGCTGTTCTACGACGCCGGCGACATGTCCTTCGAGACGGTGCCGGTCGCGAAGAACCCCGACTGCCCCGTCTGCGGCGACGACCCTGCCATCGACTCCGTCGCGGACGTCGAGTACGTCGAGGGCTGTACCGTCCCGTCGTAA
- the phnC gene encoding phosphonate ABC transporter ATP-binding protein, translating into MTLDVTDLSKTYASGDEALTGVDLSIEGSETVAMIGPSGAGKSTFVRCINRLTEPTSGTVELDGTELTALGDDELRSARRDIGMIFQEYDLVERLTVMENVLTGRLGYVSTWRAFRRDFPPKDVERAYEILDRVGLDGMEDKRVDELSGGQRQRVGIARAVIQQPKILLVDEPTSSLDPETSNTVMGLLTDIAAERDVPVLINIHEVDLALDYADRVVGLHDGDVVFEGVPADVDDRVLDRIYRGAGDADGVETPEQTRDGRDAGVLEEPDRSLPGGT; encoded by the coding sequence ATGACGCTGGACGTGACCGACCTGTCAAAGACGTACGCCTCCGGCGACGAGGCGCTGACCGGCGTCGACCTCTCCATCGAGGGCAGCGAGACCGTCGCCATGATCGGGCCCAGCGGCGCGGGCAAGAGCACGTTCGTCCGGTGTATCAATCGGCTCACGGAGCCGACCTCGGGGACCGTCGAGCTGGACGGCACGGAGCTGACGGCGCTCGGCGACGACGAGCTCCGGTCTGCCCGACGGGACATCGGGATGATATTCCAGGAGTACGACCTCGTCGAGCGGCTCACCGTGATGGAGAACGTCCTCACGGGACGGCTCGGCTACGTCTCGACGTGGCGCGCGTTCCGCCGGGACTTCCCGCCCAAGGACGTCGAGCGCGCCTACGAGATACTCGACCGCGTCGGGCTCGACGGGATGGAGGACAAGCGCGTCGACGAGCTCTCGGGCGGCCAGCGCCAGCGCGTCGGCATCGCGCGCGCGGTCATCCAGCAGCCGAAGATCCTGCTCGTCGACGAGCCGACGTCCAGCCTCGACCCCGAGACGTCGAACACCGTGATGGGGCTGCTCACGGACATCGCGGCCGAGCGCGACGTCCCCGTGCTCATCAACATCCACGAGGTGGACCTCGCGCTCGACTACGCGGACCGCGTCGTCGGCCTCCACGACGGCGACGTTGTCTTCGAGGGCGTCCCCGCGGACGTCGACGACCGCGTCCTCGACAGAATCTACCGGGGCGCCGGCGACGCGGACGGCGTCGAGACGCCCGAGCAGACCCGGGACGGCCGCGACGCCGGCGTGCTCGAAGAGCCCGACCGCTCGCTCCCCGGAGGGACGTGA
- the phnE gene encoding phosphonate ABC transporter, permease protein PhnE, producing MAASERTWERPTVFGRREVKWSVYVAVVAFFAWSAWGVGLNVPRVVDGVGRGATLLGDFFPPDATPRQTRRIVDKMFESVAMAMVSTATGIALSVPIAFMAAENLSPKPLYYLNRGFISVSRAFNAIIVAILVVKAVGLGPLAGIITITFKTVGFFSKLLAEDLEDIDMGSVDAVRASGAGPVQTLLYGVVPQIIPRFAGLSVYRWDINIRTSTIVGIVGAGGIGSVLLTAFNRYDYQYVAAILVAIIAVVLVAEGTSAVVRRRYQ from the coding sequence ATGGCGGCCAGCGAGCGAACGTGGGAGCGGCCGACCGTGTTCGGTCGCCGCGAAGTCAAGTGGAGCGTCTACGTCGCCGTCGTCGCCTTCTTCGCGTGGTCCGCGTGGGGCGTCGGCCTGAACGTCCCGCGAGTCGTCGACGGCGTCGGCCGCGGCGCGACCCTGCTCGGGGACTTCTTCCCGCCGGACGCCACGCCCCGTCAGACCCGGCGAATCGTCGACAAGATGTTCGAGAGCGTCGCGATGGCGATGGTCTCGACGGCGACCGGCATCGCGCTCAGCGTCCCCATCGCGTTCATGGCCGCCGAGAACCTCTCGCCGAAGCCGCTGTACTACCTCAACCGCGGGTTCATCTCCGTCTCGCGGGCGTTCAACGCCATCATCGTCGCCATCCTCGTGGTGAAGGCGGTCGGCCTCGGGCCGCTGGCCGGCATCATCACGATCACGTTCAAGACCGTCGGGTTCTTCTCGAAGCTGCTCGCCGAGGACTTAGAGGACATCGACATGGGCAGCGTCGACGCCGTCCGCGCGAGCGGCGCCGGTCCGGTCCAGACGCTGCTGTACGGCGTCGTCCCCCAGATTATCCCGCGGTTCGCCGGCCTGTCGGTGTACCGCTGGGACATCAACATCCGCACGTCGACCATCGTCGGCATCGTCGGCGCCGGCGGCATCGGCTCTGTCCTGCTGACGGCGTTCAACCGCTACGACTACCAGTACGTCGCAGCGATTCTGGTCGCGATAATCGCGGTCGTGCTCGTCGCGGAGGGGACGAGCGCGGTCGTCCGACGGAGGTACCAGTGA
- a CDS encoding DUF7260 family protein encodes MPQSVSRGHGTAATTGFEECIPDARRALRRERRILRAEADALGTFCRRLDAIDPDAAAAESAPARNAAGTLADRGRAERAESPASAAIRDAYVETVMDTPHYDSEYGDGYWESVASEFGAELAVALRQAARVTPLLRDQLLAAARESKRSRKHLLADLADEADALDDGERALSAVHEDLAAIRSRPFYGCPPRELRRLLADLDALEAECKDLAVRRQAGDLEPETVRVPGGSAAPVNEYLYQSLSSSHPLLSAVGRVSDDVVTTARRIRRVLSANSETAEYDG; translated from the coding sequence ATGCCACAGTCTGTCTCTCGGGGGCACGGGACCGCCGCGACCACCGGCTTCGAGGAGTGTATTCCCGACGCGCGCCGCGCGCTCCGCCGCGAACGCCGTATCCTCCGCGCGGAAGCGGACGCGCTCGGGACGTTCTGCCGCCGCCTCGACGCCATCGACCCGGACGCCGCGGCCGCCGAGTCGGCGCCCGCCCGGAACGCCGCCGGGACGCTCGCCGACCGCGGGCGCGCCGAGCGAGCGGAGAGCCCCGCCAGCGCCGCGATTCGGGACGCGTACGTCGAGACGGTCATGGACACGCCCCACTACGACAGCGAGTACGGGGACGGCTACTGGGAGAGCGTCGCGTCGGAGTTCGGCGCGGAGCTGGCGGTGGCGCTCCGGCAGGCCGCGCGCGTCACGCCGCTGCTGCGCGACCAACTGCTGGCCGCGGCCCGCGAGTCCAAGCGCAGCCGCAAGCACCTGCTCGCGGACCTCGCCGACGAGGCCGACGCGCTCGACGACGGCGAGCGCGCGCTGTCCGCCGTCCACGAGGACCTCGCGGCGATTCGGTCGCGGCCGTTCTACGGCTGTCCGCCGCGCGAACTCCGCCGGCTGCTCGCGGACCTGGACGCCCTCGAAGCAGAGTGCAAGGACCTCGCGGTCCGCCGGCAGGCCGGCGACCTCGAACCGGAGACCGTCCGCGTCCCCGGCGGGTCGGCCGCCCCGGTCAACGAGTACCTCTACCAGTCGCTGTCCTCCTCGCACCCGCTGTTGAGCGCAGTCGGGCGCGTCAGCGACGACGTCGTCACCACGGCCCGGCGAATCCGTCGCGTGCTCTCCGCAAACTCGGAAACAGCCGAATACGACGGATAG